GGTTTTAGGTTTAGGGAATATAGGGCCAGAAGCTGCAATGCCTGTGATGGAAGGAAAGGCCCTGATATTCAATTATCTTGGCGGGGTAAATGCTATACCTGTTCCGATAAGAGTATCTTCGAGGGAAGAATTCGTTAGTGTGGCGAAGTCTTTGGAACCATCCTTCGGTGGTATAAACCTTGAGGATATTGAATCTCCAAAGTGCTTTTTCCTGCTTGAGACGTTACAAAAGGAAATGAATATACCAGTATGGCACGACGATCAGCTAGGAACTGCTTCGATCACTCTTGCTGGAATAATAAATTCAATTAGAATTGTCGGTAAAAAAATAGAGGAAGTTAAGGTTGTGTTCAATGGTGCTGGTGCGGCAAATATAGCTGCAGCTTACTTATTCAAAGCTGCAGGATTCAAGAAGGAAAATATCATACTAGTTGATTCTAAAGGCGTGCTGCAACCGGAACGTCAGGATATGGATTCGCTGATGCTTAACAATCCATGGAAGTATCAGCTTGCAATAGAAACAAACGGTGAAAGAGTAAAGGGAGATCTTAAGGAAGCACTGAAGGGAGCAGATATACTGATTTCAGCAGCAAAATCTGGGCCGGATACCGTTGATGCAAAGCTAGTCAAGGAAATGAATAACGATCCAATAGTATTTGTCTTAGCAAATCCAATACCAGAAATGTGGCCCGAAGAAGCAAAGGAAAATGGAGCTAAGATAGTTGCTACCGGTAGGAGTGATTTTCCGAACCAGATAAATAATAGCCTTGTTTTTCCAGGTGTTTTCA
This genomic stretch from Thermoplasma volcanium GSS1 harbors:
- a CDS encoding NAD(P)-dependent malic enzyme — translated: MIMENEERTEKYNEDALRYSEYYKGKIQTMSKVPVRSLDDFSIWYTPGVAAVSRKIATDHDLSFELTGRWNTIAILTDGTRVLGLGNIGPEAAMPVMEGKALIFNYLGGVNAIPVPIRVSSREEFVSVAKSLEPSFGGINLEDIESPKCFFLLETLQKEMNIPVWHDDQLGTASITLAGIINSIRIVGKKIEEVKVVFNGAGAANIAAAYLFKAAGFKKENIILVDSKGVLQPERQDMDSLMLNNPWKYQLAIETNGERVKGDLKEALKGADILISAAKSGPDTVDAKLVKEMNNDPIVFVLANPIPEMWPEEAKENGAKIVATGRSDFPNQINNSLVFPGVFRGVLDARAKGVNFDVMVAASYEIANFVEEPTAEKIVPTMEEWELYPRLASAVATKTVELGLARKIDSKEGFYKRARDIIENNRNIYRKMMDLGLIRMMPNGERKY